The following are from one region of the Phyllostomus discolor isolate MPI-MPIP mPhyDis1 chromosome 9, mPhyDis1.pri.v3, whole genome shotgun sequence genome:
- the FOXA2 gene encoding LOW QUALITY PROTEIN: hepatocyte nuclear factor 3-beta (The sequence of the model RefSeq protein was modified relative to this genomic sequence to represent the inferred CDS: inserted 2 bases in 1 codon; deleted 1 base in 1 codon), with protein sequence MLGAVKMEGHEPSDWSSYYAEPEGYSSVSNMNAALGMNGMNTYMSMSAAAMGSGSTNMSAGSMNMSSYVGAGMSPSLAGMSPGAGAMASMGGSAGATGVAGMGPHLSPNLSHLGDRXGGAMGGLASYANMNSMSPMYGQAGLSRARDPKTYRRSYTHAKPPYSYISLITMAIQQSPNKMLTLSEIYQWIMDLFPFYRQNQQRWQNSIRHSLSFNDCFLKVPRSPDKPGKGSFWTLHPDSGNMFENGCYLRRQKRFKCEKQLALKEAAGSTGGGKKAGSGAQALQGQHGEGSGPASEATVGTESPRSRASPCQEHKRGVMGELKGTPATALSPPETAPSPGQQTQAATHLVGPPHHPGLPPEAHLKPEHHYAFNHPFSINNLMSSEQQHHHNHHHHQPHKMDLKAYEQVMHYPGYGSPMPGSLAMGSVTNKAALDASPLAGDTSYYQGVYSRPIMNSS encoded by the exons ATGCTGGGAGCGGTGAAGATGGAAGGGCACGAGCCGTCGGACTGGAGCAGCTACTATGCCGAACCGGAG GGGTACTCCTCCGTGAGCAACATGAACGCCGCCCTCGGAATGAACGGCATGAACACCTACATGAGCATGTCGGCAGCCGCCATGGGCAGTGGCTCCACTAACATGAGCGCTGGCTCCATGAACATGTCGTCGTACGTGGGAGCGGGCATGAGCCCTTCCCTAGCCGGCATGTCCCCTGGGGCAGGAGCCATGGCGAGCATGGGAGGCTCGGCTGGGGCGACCGGTGTGGCTGGCATGGGACCACACCTGAGTCCGAACCTGAGCCACTTGGGGGACAG CGGCGGGGCCATGGGCGGCCTGGCCTCTTATGCCAACATGAACTCCATGAGCCCCATGTATGGGCAGGCGGGCCTGAGCCGCGCGCGGGACCCCAAGACGTACCGGCGCAGTTACACTCACGCTAAGCCGCCCTACTCGTATATCTCGCTCATCACCATGGCGATCCAGCAGAGCCCCAACAAGATGCTGACGCTGAGCGAGATCTACCAGTGGATCATGGACCTCTTCCCCTTTTATCGGCAGAACCAGCAGCGCTGGCAAAACTCTATCCGCCACTCGCTCTCCTTCAACGACTGCTTCCTCAAGGTGCCCCGCTCGCCCGACAAGCCCGGCAAGGGCTCCTTCTGGACCCTGCACCCGGATTCAGGCAACATGTTTGAGAACGGCTGTTACTTGCGCCGTCAGAAGCGCTTCAAGTGCGAGAAGCAGCTGGCCCTGAAGGAAGCAGCAGGCTCCACGGGCGGTGGAAAGAAGGCGGGCTCAGGGGCTCAGGCCTTGCAAGGTCAACACGGGGAAGGCTCAGGGCCGGCCTCTGAGGCAACGGTGGGCACCGAATCA CCCCGCTCGAGGGCCTCTCCTTGCCAGGAGCACAAGCGAGGGGTCATGGGGGAGTTGAAGGGTACGCCGGCCACGGCATTGAGCCCCCCAGAGACCGCGCCATCGCCGGGGCAGCAGACGCAGGCCGCGACTCACCTGGTGGGCCCTCCTCACCATCCCGGCTTGCCGCCGGAGGCTCACCTTAAGCCGGAGCACCACTATGCCTTCAACCACCCTTTCTCCATCAACAACCTCATGTCCTCCGAGCAGCAGCaccaccacaatcaccaccaccaccaaccccACAAAATGGACCTCAAGGCCTACGAACAGGTGATGCACTACCCCGGCTACGGTTCCCCTATGCCCGGAAGCCTAGCCATGGGCTCAGTCACAAACAAAGCAGCCCTGGACGCCTCACCCCTGGCCGGGGACACCTCCTACTACCAGGGAGTGTACTCTCGGCCCATTATGAACTCCTCCTAA